The following proteins are co-located in the Sulfuricurvum sp. genome:
- a CDS encoding transglutaminase family protein, whose amino-acid sequence MIYTIYHSTRFFYQHEVGFSHNLIRLQPRNTSIQKVLNFDLTTKPVAAEIEPYDDFFGNHLHHLLVREPHTVLDVVAQSRVEINYDSLERHHESRSRAASLTYAQILERMMFLTPEIIEAKQFSLKSPLLPIASMEILNYVLQSIKPERSLYEGIVEFIERIFTDFAFVSGFSDLSTPVETVFSEKKGVCQDFVHFALTALRGIGVCARYMSGYIETIPPEGAEKLFGSDASHAWFSVFFPGFGWFDFDPTNNMVPMDQHILLGYGRDYSDISPMQGVVSGSGSSHLEVMVDVEREKSSS is encoded by the coding sequence ATGATTTATACTATTTACCACAGTACCCGCTTTTTTTATCAGCATGAGGTTGGATTCAGTCACAATCTTATCCGTCTTCAACCTAGGAATACATCAATTCAGAAGGTACTGAATTTTGATTTGACGACCAAACCCGTAGCGGCAGAGATCGAACCATACGACGATTTTTTCGGAAATCATTTGCATCATCTATTAGTACGTGAACCGCATACTGTCCTAGATGTGGTTGCACAATCACGTGTTGAAATCAATTATGACTCGCTGGAGAGACACCATGAAAGCAGAAGCAGGGCAGCAAGCCTGACGTATGCTCAAATATTGGAACGTATGATGTTTCTGACTCCTGAAATCATTGAAGCAAAACAATTCAGTTTGAAAAGCCCGTTGTTGCCTATTGCTTCGATGGAGATTTTAAATTATGTGCTGCAATCCATTAAACCGGAACGCTCACTTTATGAGGGAATCGTGGAATTCATCGAGCGGATTTTTACCGATTTTGCTTTTGTGAGCGGTTTTAGTGATCTGAGTACACCGGTCGAGACGGTTTTTTCTGAAAAGAAAGGGGTTTGTCAAGATTTTGTCCATTTTGCATTAACCGCTTTGAGAGGAATTGGAGTCTGTGCCCGTTATATGAGCGGATATATTGAGACTATTCCTCCTGAAGGGGCAGAAAAACTATTCGGTTCAGATGCATCCCATGCATGGTTTTCGGTCTTTTTCCCAGGCTTTGGATGGTTTGATTTCGATCCGACCAATAATATGGTCCCGATGGATCAACACATACTTTTAGGCTATGGACGTGATTACAGTGATATCTCTCCGATGCAAGGGGTAGTGAGCGGAAGCGGGTCGAGTCATTTAGAGGTGATGGTGGATGTCGAACGTGAAAAAAGCAGTTCGTAG
- a CDS encoding HDOD domain-containing protein codes for MGFESIIAKIHSLPPLPASVVKLEEAFRQGEPDMKSIVSIIEGDPLLTADILSKVNSPIYGLRNRIVSVMQAVTLFGLGTVRALALKASMDRNFEIDMSPYGLSNEDFAKISAMQNALMFQWYMGVDVERSKIMIPLAFLMETGKVIIAKELTESSYGEVFREMLESNSVDEIEKEFTDVTSAQVSAMLFKHWHFEEIFSILMEHADQEDQIDKSIEEMVLAIQAVRTAINVKEQLSDKSIEAGCMIVTKMGRDSVRFMNATRRVKEKFE; via the coding sequence ATGGGATTTGAATCCATTATTGCCAAAATACACTCTCTTCCTCCGCTCCCCGCTTCGGTGGTAAAACTTGAAGAAGCCTTTCGTCAGGGTGAACCGGATATGAAAAGCATCGTTTCCATCATTGAGGGAGATCCTCTGTTGACTGCCGATATTTTGTCAAAAGTAAACTCTCCGATATACGGGTTAAGAAACCGTATTGTTTCGGTGATGCAGGCCGTTACTTTGTTCGGGTTAGGGACGGTTCGTGCATTGGCGCTAAAAGCATCGATGGATCGCAATTTTGAAATCGATATGTCGCCGTACGGATTGAGCAATGAAGATTTTGCCAAAATCAGTGCAATGCAAAATGCATTGATGTTTCAATGGTATATGGGAGTTGATGTCGAACGCTCAAAAATCATGATACCGCTTGCTTTTTTGATGGAGACGGGGAAAGTGATCATAGCAAAAGAGTTGACAGAAAGCTCATACGGGGAAGTCTTTCGAGAAATGCTTGAATCCAATTCAGTGGATGAAATAGAAAAAGAGTTTACGGATGTCACATCGGCACAGGTGAGTGCAATGTTGTTTAAACATTGGCATTTTGAAGAGATTTTTTCGATCCTGATGGAACATGCGGATCAAGAAGATCAAATCGACAAATCCATAGAAGAGATGGTTTTGGCAATCCAAGCGGTACGCACTGCGATAAACGTAAAAGAGCAACTGAGTGATAAAAGTATCGAAGCAGGTTGTATGATTGTAACTAAAATGGGAAGAGACTCCGTTCGCTTTATGAATGCGACGCGACGTGTAAAAGAAAAATTTGAGTAA